A region from the Deltaproteobacteria bacterium genome encodes:
- the murC gene encoding UDP-N-acetylmuramate--L-alanine ligase — protein MEIKNIKNIYFIGIGGVGMSSLARIVQNRDCRVFGSDIMENGYTQDLRKTGISINIGHCSNNINKDIQLIVYSSAIPPDNVELKRAGELNIPTLKRANFLSLIFNKKKGIAISGSHGKTTATAILAYIMKSADYDITTMIGGKMFNTNSNAYIGKSEWMITEADESDCGFTRLHPFISVITNIDDDHLNFYKTMENEQKAFLSFINNTQESGYLIVNADNPLALSTSKEARCNVFKYSLTNGDICVKNIHTKNPGHIFDVYIKDKSLGTFTLNIPGIHNISNALPAIFIAHSLGIDTRIIKRSLESFKGVKRRFTIVGREKGVTIVDDYAHHPEEIKATLSAASEINNSRIVALFQPHRYTRVKGLFGKFTTAFEKANKVFITDIYSAGEKPIDGITAAELGKAINKYRDCTYVRRDNGLINTVMEELKEGDMVITLGAGDIWKTGIDLLCKLKQ, from the coding sequence ATGGAAATTAAAAATATAAAAAATATATACTTTATAGGTATTGGCGGAGTAGGAATGAGCAGCTTAGCAAGAATAGTTCAAAACAGAGATTGTAGGGTTTTTGGATCAGATATTATGGAAAATGGATATACCCAGGATTTAAGAAAAACGGGAATAAGTATTAACATAGGACATTGTTCAAATAATATAAATAAAGACATCCAATTGATTGTATATTCCTCTGCTATTCCACCTGACAATGTGGAATTAAAGAGGGCAGGGGAGTTGAATATTCCTACATTAAAAAGGGCAAATTTCCTATCTCTCATCTTCAACAAGAAGAAAGGTATTGCCATTTCTGGTTCTCATGGGAAAACTACCGCTACAGCAATCCTTGCTTACATTATGAAAAGTGCGGATTACGATATTACGACAATGATAGGTGGAAAAATGTTCAACACAAATAGTAATGCTTATATAGGAAAGAGTGAGTGGATGATAACAGAAGCAGATGAGAGTGATTGTGGCTTCACACGCCTTCATCCATTTATAAGTGTTATTACCAATATTGATGATGATCATTTGAATTTTTACAAAACTATGGAAAATGAGCAAAAAGCATTTTTATCCTTCATAAATAATACTCAGGAAAGTGGCTATTTAATAGTCAACGCTGACAATCCGTTAGCGCTTTCGACAAGTAAAGAAGCAAGATGCAATGTATTTAAGTACTCTTTAACTAATGGAGATATATGTGTAAAAAACATACATACAAAAAATCCTGGTCATATCTTTGATGTATATATCAAGGATAAAAGTTTGGGTACATTTACACTAAATATACCAGGTATCCATAATATTTCCAACGCCTTGCCCGCAATCTTCATTGCACATTCTTTGGGTATAGACACAAGAATAATCAAAAGATCATTGGAATCTTTTAAGGGAGTAAAGAGAAGATTTACCATAGTGGGTAGAGAAAAGGGTGTAACGATAGTAGATGATTATGCTCATCATCCCGAAGAGATAAAGGCAACACTAAGTGCGGCAAGTGAAATAAACAACAGTCGTATTGTCGCTCTTTTTCAGCCACACAGATATACAAGAGTAAAAGGATTGTTTGGCAAATTTACAACTGCTTTTGAAAAAGCAAACAAGGTTTTTATAACAGATATCTATTCGGCAGGCGAGAAACCCATTGACGGTATAACTGCAGCAGAATTAGGAAAAGCAATTAACAAATACAGAGATTGTACTTATGTAAGAAGAGATAATGGATTGATAAACACGGTAATGGAAGAGTTAAAAGAAGGGGATATGGTGATCACATTGGGGGCTGGAGATATATGGAAAACGGGAATCGATCTTCTCTGCAAACTAAAACAATAG
- the trpC gene encoding indole-3-glycerol phosphate synthase TrpC yields MLEEIINYKKKELEKRKREISLDIMIKGLSLLSDQPKAKDMVGLLKGKERINIIAEIKRKSPSRGYINKNIDPMDIAIEYEKDGASAISVLTDHHFFGGDVEEMTMVKRSVDIPILRKDFIFDEYQIYESCSYEADCVLLIAKILTQEELSKFLVMLHHFDMSALCEAYDEEDLEKILSTDAKIIGINNRNLQTLKVDIENSVRLASKIPSDKIIVAESGIKSRKDIEYLKQTAGINCFLVGEYLMEPGEKTIGERLKGLIYGN; encoded by the coding sequence ATGTTAGAAGAAATCATCAATTATAAAAAGAAAGAATTAGAGAAAAGAAAAAGAGAAATTTCACTTGATATAATGATAAAGGGATTAAGTTTACTTTCCGATCAACCTAAAGCTAAAGACATGGTAGGATTATTAAAGGGGAAGGAACGAATCAATATCATCGCTGAGATAAAGAGAAAATCCCCCTCAAGAGGCTATATAAATAAAAATATAGACCCAATGGATATAGCCATAGAGTATGAAAAAGATGGAGCAAGTGCTATATCTGTCCTCACAGACCATCACTTTTTTGGTGGTGATGTAGAGGAAATGACTATGGTAAAGAGAAGTGTAGATATACCAATTTTGCGGAAAGATTTTATTTTTGATGAATACCAGATCTATGAATCTTGCAGTTATGAAGCAGATTGTGTTCTTCTCATCGCCAAGATACTTACGCAGGAAGAATTGAGCAAATTTTTGGTCATGCTACATCATTTTGATATGTCCGCTTTGTGCGAAGCTTATGATGAAGAAGATTTGGAAAAAATTCTCTCTACAGATGCAAAAATTATAGGAATAAACAACAGAAATCTACAAACATTGAAAGTAGATATAGAAAATAGTGTAAGGCTCGCCTCAAAAATTCCCTCCGATAAAATAATAGTAGCGGAAAGTGGTATAAAAAGCAGAAAAGACATTGAATATTTGAAGCAAACAGCGGGTATCAATTGTTTCCTGGTTGGTGAATATCTTATGGAGCCCGGTGAAAAAACGATAGGTGAGAGGCTAAAGGGACTTATCTATGGAAATTAA
- a CDS encoding prolipoprotein diacylglyceryl transferase, which yields MIPYPHINPAIIRLGPFSVKWYGLAYVVSFTIGYIYIYILAKKRKIPLLVKDVDTLFLYSIIGVIGGGRIGYILIYNLNYYISHPLHMLFIWEGGMSFHGGLIGFVIMGLIFCSYKKINAYSIADRIVLIIPIGLFLGRIANFINGELCGRTTNLPWGMVFPQVDSTLRHPSQLYEAFFEGIVIFLILDLSRNKLLNIKGALFWLFIILYGFFRFMIEFFREPDPQMGFVFAFFTVGQILSGIMFVIGVVAIISVWRKNVRRNHQL from the coding sequence ATGATCCCCTATCCCCATATAAATCCTGCCATCATCCGCTTAGGTCCATTTAGTGTCAAATGGTATGGACTTGCATATGTTGTCAGTTTTACTATAGGCTATATTTATATCTATATATTAGCAAAAAAAAGAAAAATCCCGCTACTTGTAAAAGATGTAGACACACTTTTTTTATACAGCATAATAGGAGTGATAGGTGGAGGTAGAATAGGATACATATTGATATACAATCTTAATTATTATATCTCTCATCCTTTGCATATGCTGTTTATATGGGAAGGAGGGATGTCTTTTCATGGAGGATTAATAGGTTTTGTTATAATGGGTCTTATCTTTTGCTCTTATAAAAAGATTAATGCTTATAGCATAGCAGATAGAATAGTGCTTATTATCCCTATTGGATTATTCTTAGGAAGAATAGCTAATTTCATCAATGGTGAGCTTTGTGGCCGCACTACCAATCTCCCCTGGGGCATGGTATTTCCTCAGGTGGACTCAACCTTACGCCATCCCTCGCAATTGTATGAAGCTTTTTTTGAAGGTATAGTAATATTCTTGATTTTAGATTTATCAAGGAATAAACTGCTGAATATTAAAGGTGCTTTATTTTGGTTATTTATAATATTGTATGGTTTTTTTAGATTTATGATTGAGTTTTTCAGAGAACCTGACCCACAAATGGGGTTTGTGTTTGCTTTTTTTACTGTGGGTCAAATACTTTCAGGGATTATGTTTGTGATTGGTGTTGTTGCCATAATTTCTGTGTGGAGGAAGAATGTTAGAAGAAATCATCAATTATAA
- a CDS encoding SPOR domain-containing protein, which translates to MDERKQEISDLIGRSKSQSNFFRFLSVFIIAFIIGFVVGLFVESKIKTPQTGKVAKENIQIIGEEKKKAEAVSPAEEVVEKPQEKEITVVKPPEEVTEAAEEQTLEEEKKKEIAISEKGRKAVPAARKIPHVGNYTIQIISCSSEDNALNIMNKLGKQGYKVRLKKVKVRGKEYTRVYIIQIPNLEKARQIAQLMKQKYHLKSTPIIRKE; encoded by the coding sequence ATGGATGAAAGAAAACAGGAAATTTCAGATTTAATAGGTAGAAGTAAATCCCAAAGTAATTTTTTTCGTTTTTTATCGGTGTTTATTATAGCATTTATAATAGGATTTGTGGTTGGATTATTTGTAGAGTCTAAGATAAAAACACCACAGACAGGAAAAGTAGCCAAAGAAAACATCCAGATAATAGGCGAAGAAAAGAAGAAGGCAGAGGCAGTAAGCCCGGCCGAAGAGGTTGTAGAAAAGCCACAGGAAAAGGAAATAACAGTGGTAAAACCACCAGAAGAGGTCACAGAAGCAGCAGAAGAACAAACATTAGAAGAAGAGAAAAAGAAGGAAATAGCAATATCAGAAAAGGGAAGGAAGGCAGTTCCTGCTGCGCGAAAAATTCCACATGTAGGGAATTATACAATCCAAATTATCTCCTGCAGCAGTGAAGACAATGCTTTAAATATTATGAATAAATTAGGAAAACAAGGATACAAAGTAAGGTTAAAAAAAGTAAAAGTCAGGGGGAAAGAATATACCAGGGTATATATTATACAAATTCCAAATCTCGAAAAAGCCAGGCAGATTGCCCAATTAATGAAGCAAAAATATCACCTTAAAAGTACTCCCATAATAAGAAAAGAATGA